DNA from Oceanispirochaeta sp.:
AATTCAAAGAAGGCATAGTCTGAGCTTTCGGGGATCAGTGCCGTCGATATTTCTCCCGAGGTGGAAGATTCGGCCTTTTTGACGGCTTCGGCTATATCAGCCTGTTCTTCCAGGGTGAGAATACTTTTCCTCATAGATGACTCCTTTTTATTCAAATGAAACGGTGGGAGCTTGATCCGCACCCAGAGCTGACTGATAGTATTTTTTTTCATCGAAGCCCATTAAATTGGCAATCATGATCCGAGGAAATTGACGAATATACATATTGAAGCTTTGAACTGACTCATTAAAACGTTTTCGTTCCACGGCAATCCGGTTTTCCGTTCCCTCAAGCTGATCCTGGAGAGCGAGAAAGTTCTGATCCGCCTTGAGTTCGGGATAATTTTCAGAGACGACCATTAACCTCTGAAGAGCACTGCCCAATTCACTCTGAGCCTGCTGGAACCTCTGAAAACTTTCAGGGTTATTCAGGACTTCATCGGAAACTTGAAGGGTTCCTCCCGCCTTGGAGCGAGCCTCGGTGATAAGAGCAAATGTCTCCTGTTCATGAGAGGCATAACCTTTCACTGTATTCACAAGATTAGGGATGAGATCCATCCGTCTCTGGTACACATTCTCAACCTGACTCCAGGATGCGGTGACTGATTCATCCAGGGTCACCATTTTATTATATGTTCCCTTAAATGAAGAAAAGCCCATCAGAATCAGAACCGCGATAACGGCCAGAATGATCCATCCGACTTTTATTTTTTTATTCATAATTTTCCTCCTTATCAAATATAAGCAGAAGGAGCGATAGGGTCTATTAAAAAGCGGCATCCTTCCTGGATCTTTTAAGGAATCATAACAAATTGTACTCTCCCTAAAAATGAATTACAATTATTATGTATTTCTGTAAAATCCAATCCAACCAATAATTTAAAAGGAACGGCAATGGCGCAAAAACAATTAGGTACCAGATATTTTCTCCAGCTGACTCTGGGAGTCTCTCTTATCGTCTTCGGAATCATGGCATTAAATGGTTATCAATCAACAGGTCAGGAACTCATGCGGGGATTGAACAAGATGTTCGGGAAATCCAACAATCTGTATCCCAGCATTTTCGGAGTTGTGCAGCTGGCAGCAGGGATCATACTGATTCTGAAACTGTTTGTTGCCTTGAGTCCCGGTCTCTTTAAGGTGATTCATCTGATAATCTGTATACTCTGGCTGATCAATATCGTGTTTAGTTTCTTTGTCTCCAACTTCCTTGAACCGGATTTTATCCGCTGGCTTGGTGCAATGGCCCCTCAACTGGTCATCCTCCTGTCTCTCTGGTTAGTAGGCGAAGAGAACTAAGACATATTGACTGCTTTGACATATAATGAATTCAAATAGAGTCTCATTTTTTTTTGAATTGTAATATTTACGGATTCTGATAGACTTTAGTAAGGCTCATGAAAATGAGGATCAGGATCAACGGAGCAGAATATGGGAAGAGTAAGCTTCACAGAAGCGGTCAATTACCCGCCATGGATCGGCAGTCATTACGGAACAAAGGACGATATCAGACTTCTTGTCATCGGGCGGAGTTATTACGATGCCCGTTACAGGGATAAAACTATAGAACAGTACATCACAGATCTGATCAAAAACAAGGGGAATGACCCCTTCTTCACAGCTCTTGAAGCGGTTCTTGCAGAAGGAAAACACTGGAAATCCGGTTTAGGGGGTTTAAAACTGGACAGGAAGAAATTCTGGAACAGCCTCAGTTACCATCAGTTCCTTCAGGGAATCCTCAGCGACGGCTACTCGCCACCTGATAAAACCATGTGGAAGCAGGGTCAGGAGATATACAAGGAAGTCCTGTCTGCCCTCAGACCAGACATCGTCATCATGGCGGGAACCGATGTTTTTAATAACATGCCGACTCTGGGAGGCAGAAACGGCAGGACCTACTCCTGGCAGGACGTCCATATGAAAACCTGGATTATTCCTCTGGATGGCGCTGAATGCCAGATTGCCGGGATGACGAGCCCCAGGGACTCAACCTATAAGACTGAGATATGGAAGGAACTGTACCTGGAGTTTATTTCAGACTATAAAAACAAACATAAACTGACAAGTTTTTCATCACACTGATCCTCTCTGATCAAGAGTTATTTTCACTGTATTAAATGAATTGACATTATATTCTATTTTATATATATTCAATTCATCTAATACAACAAAAGGAAGATCTCCATTGGACAGAGAGAATGAAGCCCTTAAACACTTTACCCATGAAAATAAAAAAGTCCGGGTCAATTGCGCCCAGGCCATACTAAAAACATACCATCCCATAGGTCTTGATCTGGACAGTGAACTTGTCCTGGATTTTAAGAAGTATGGTCATGGAAAAGCCCCTGAAAAGTATTGCGGCGCCTATTATGCGGCGTCCTATTTGCTGGAAAATCATAAACCAGAACTAAAGGATGACTTTGAATCCTGGTTCAGGAAGGAAGCGGGAGATATAGTCTGCAAAAAAATACGGAAGGGTAAAAAATTGAGCTGCAACGGTTGTGTTCTCCAGGCAGGACGCTTCCTGAATTATGTTTTTCCGGTGCACACAGCATCCTGATTCCCTGAAAGATAACGAGGAGAAAATTATGTTTTCATTTCTGGATAAAATTGAATA
Protein-coding regions in this window:
- a CDS encoding LemA family protein, which codes for MNKKIKVGWIILAVIAVLILMGFSSFKGTYNKMVTLDESVTASWSQVENVYQRRMDLIPNLVNTVKGYASHEQETFALITEARSKAGGTLQVSDEVLNNPESFQRFQQAQSELGSALQRLMVVSENYPELKADQNFLALQDQLEGTENRIAVERKRFNESVQSFNMYIRQFPRIMIANLMGFDEKKYYQSALGADQAPTVSFE
- a CDS encoding C-GCAxxG-C-C family (seleno)protein, with the translated sequence MDRENEALKHFTHENKKVRVNCAQAILKTYHPIGLDLDSELVLDFKKYGHGKAPEKYCGAYYAASYLLENHKPELKDDFESWFRKEAGDIVCKKIRKGKKLSCNGCVLQAGRFLNYVFPVHTAS